Below is a genomic region from Brassica oleracea var. oleracea cultivar TO1000 chromosome C9, BOL, whole genome shotgun sequence.
TTGCCAGTTTTATTGGATTTTCAAATAATTGATAATTTTTAAAATCCAAATTGGATTACATATCAGATCACCGGGTTTACCGACTCGACCGTAGATCTCCAAGTCAAATTTAAAACCCGCTGATTTAAATGCAAATATGTTTTGAATAGACACAATTCTTACAAATTAACAAAACATTTGTAACGTTGTTAATGAAATTTTGCATCATAAAATATTCTATGTTTTGAAAGTACGGGTAAAAATTTAGTTTTATTTTATAAATACATGTTGCCATACCTAACGCTTATCATTGTAAAAGCATCTCTATGGGCTATATGGGTAAGTATATATGAGAGATATAATATTATTAATTTTAATGTAATTTATTTAATAATTAAATTTTAAATCATAAAATAAACTAAGCTGATCAAAAAGTAACTGCAGGTGCATGTAGAATATCTTAGGGTTCTTTTCTGCTGAAGTTTTCAGAAGAAAACACTTTCTTCTCTTCTTCTAACTTTTTCATTTGTAATGTATTAGATACTATGCAAGATATATGCAATGGGGATGATTAGTAATGCAAGACGCCATAGTAATGCAAGATGAGAGATCATGATAAAGAAAACATTGTTTGATGAAAATTCCAAAAAAAAAAACTATTCCTTTTAATCGTAAAAATCTCTTTGGCTCTTATTGGTAGCCAATTCGGAGTAAAATGGAATAAAAGTTTGTGTTGTAGCTTCGACACATGTTTTATTTTATTCGGAGTAAAGAATCTTTCTTATATGTTTTAGTGGTAGTTTTTTTTTTTTTTAACTAAATGTTTTTGTGGTAGTTAAAAGCACATGTTTTATTTTCCTTCGTTAATTTTCACTCCATAAGTACTAAAAAGTATTTTATATTATGCGGATCCATATACATTTTCTCCTTTTATTTTTATTCTGCAAATTAACTTACCAGTCATAGTCTATATAAACGAAGGAGACCCCAAGAGAAAATATTCATTATGCAACAAAAAACACACAGTTTACTCACAAGTCACAACACAAATTAGAAGAGATGGCGACGTCAGGAACATATGTATCCGAGGTTCCGTTGAAAGGATCAGCAGAGAAACACTACAAGAGGTGGAAGAGTGAGAACCACCACTTTCCAGACGCCATAGGCCATCACATCCAAGGTGTCACACTCCACGAAGGCGATTGGGACTCTCATGGATCCATCAAGATTTGGAACTACACATGCGGTAACAATACACAAAATACAATCCTAAAAATCAACGTGAAAAATCTGATGATAGTCTATATCAAGGCGCATACAAATCGTTGCACCAAATTTTCAGTCAGTAATATACATAATCAAGCGGCTTTACCGTATATATATAATTCATGAGCTCTCTCTAAACTGATTCACTCTTTTGCGAACCCGGCAATTAAATTTTATTTATAGTAGTAGACTTGTCCAATAAAGAGTAGATTTGCATATTTCTTTTAATTTAATCCAAACATATATAGTGCTAACTTAATGAATGAAACCGCTTGATTACGTATATAAATGTTTATGAAGATGGGAAACCGGAGGTGTTTAAGGAGAGGAGAGAGATAGACGATGAGAATAATGCGGTCACGTTCAGAGGTCTTGAAGGCCACGTGATGGAGACTCTTAAGCTGTATGACACCACCATTCAGTTCATTCAAAAATCGCCTGATGATATCGTTTGCAAGATCACTATGGTCTGGGAGAAGCGAACCGATGACTCACCTGAGCCCATTAACTACATGAAGTTGGTCACGAGCATGGTTGCTGATATGGACAACCACGTCCTCAAAGCTTAAATAAATCCTCTTTATCTTTCAAAACATCATCACCGGCTCCCTCTGTGTTGTGTGGGTGTCTTTCGTTTGTTGAAATCAATATAATAATGGAGCCCTTGTATGGTTTGGTTAATTACTATTATTGCTTGGTTTTGTAATATGCTTTCATGTTTTCAGTTATGGTGAGTAATTAACTGCAAGGTTTCATG
It encodes:
- the LOC106316478 gene encoding MLP-like protein 328 encodes the protein MATSGTYVSEVPLKGSAEKHYKRWKSENHHFPDAIGHHIQGVTLHEGDWDSHGSIKIWNYTCDGKPEVFKERREIDDENNAVTFRGLEGHVMETLKLYDTTIQFIQKSPDDIVCKITMVWEKRTDDSPEPINYMKLVTSMVADMDNHVLKA